In Motilibacter aurantiacus, the sequence ACGCCGACGGCCGGCTCGTGCTCCTCTGCGAGCACGCCGACCCCACCCGGCTGCTCCCGTGGGAGATCGAGAACCCGGCCGTCTGCGGAGGCCACTGAGCGGCTGCCGCCGCCTGCAACCGGTAGCTGCCGGTGCGGGCGGCGGCGCGTCCCGGACGTTCGCAGCCGCTGTCAGTTGGCGATCGGCCGCTAAGGGAACCCGTCCCGGGCAGCGGCCGCCGCACGGTCGTGGGTCACGGGGTAAGCCGCCCCCGTCGGGTCCTCGGGTGTGCCCGCGAACAGGAAGACGAGCGTGCGGGCCCGCCTGGGCCGTGGGTCGGCGGACGCGCTGGTCACGTCCCGGACCGGCATGACCACCTCGTGCGATCTGTCCGAGCCCGACACGGCCACCCGCTCCTGCAGCTGTGGCCCCGTGGGGAACTGGCTCGCCATACCGCCCGCCTTCCGCCTCCGCGACTGCGCCTACGTCCGGAACGGGACGGGCGGCCCCGGCATTCCACACCGAGGCCAGCCTCTCCCGCCCCTTCGCCGCCCGCTCACCGCAGCACGAGCTCCTCGTCGCGCGGGTCGTCCCGCTCGGCCGCCTGCCTGAGGCCGTGCCGCTCCAAGCCGGCGCCCTCGATGTCGACGTTCGGCAGCAACCGGTCGAGCCAGCGCGGCAGCCACCACGCCCGCGTGCCGAGCAGCGCCATCACGGCGGGCACGATGGTCATGCGGACGACGAAGGCATCGACGGCGACCCCGAACGCCAGCGCGAAGCCGATGCTCTTGATGGTCGCGTCGTGGCCGAAGACGAAGCCGGCGAAGACCGAAGCCATGATCAGGGCTGCAGCGGTCACGACCCGCGCCCCGTGGCGGAAGCCCCCGACCACCGACTCGTCCGGTGCGGCCCCGTGCACGTGGTCCTCGCGCATCCGGCTCACCAGGAAGACCTCGTAGTCCATGGCGAGGCCGAAGAGCAGCCCGATGAGCAGGATCGGCAGGAAGCTCAGGATCGGGCCGGTCTGCTGGACGCCGATCGGCTCGGCCAGCCAGCCCCACTGGAACACCGCGACCAGCGCGCCGAACGTCGAGGCGAGGCTCAGCAGGAAGCCGAGCGTCGCCTTGAGCGGCACCAGCACGGAGCGGAAGGCGACGGCGAGCAGCAGCAGGGCGAGGCCGACGACGACGGCGAGGAAGACCGGCAGGGCGCCGAGCAGCTTGGCCGACACGTCGATGCCGATCGCGGTGTTGCCCGTGACGTAGACCTCGGCCCCGGTCGCCCGCTCGAGGGCCGGCCGGTCGTCCCGGATCGCCTCGACGAGGTCGTTGGTGGACTGCTCGGACGGCCCACCGTTCGGGATGACCGTCACGATGGCAGTCGTGCCCGCCGCGTTGAAGACCCCGTCGGTCACGTTCACCACGTCGGGGAGCTCGCGAACGGTCGTGACGGCCTGCGCGACGGCAGCCCGTGGGTCGGGGGCCGAGGCCGCGTCCACGACGACGGTCAGCGGCCCGTTGAAGCCGGGGCCGAACCCCTCCGAGAGCAGGTCGTACGCCTTGCGCTGGGTGGTCTCGGCGGCGAGGTTGCCCTCGTCGCCCATGCCCAGCCGCAGGTCCAGCGCGGGCACCGCGACGACACCGAGCCCGATGACCGAGGCCAGCAACACCGGAAGCGGACGTCGGGTGATGCCGCGCGCCCAGCGCGTGCCGAAGCCGTCGCGCGTCTCCAGCCGTGCCTGCCGCTTGCGCAGGCCGGGGACGGGCCAGCGGTTGAAGCCCGCACCGGCGAAGCCGAGCATGGCGGGCACGAGGGTGAGCGAGACGAGGACGGCGACGCCGACCATGGCCGCCGCGACGAGGCCCATGGTGGACAGGAAGGGGATCCCGACGACGGAGAGCCCGGCCAGCGCGATCATGACCGTGGCACCGGCGAACACGACGGCGCTGCCGGCGGTGCCGACCGCCCGGCCGGTCGACTCCTCCGGTGACATGCCCTCGGCGAGCTGCTGCTTGTGCCGGCTGGCGATGAAGAGCGCGTAGTCGATGCCGACGGCCAGGCCGATCATCAGCCCCAGCGTCGGGGCGGTGCTCGTCAGGTCGACGACGGCGGACAGGGCGAACGTCCCGGCCATGCCGACGGCGACGCCGAGGAGCGCGGTGAGCAGCGGCAGGCCCGCGGCGAGCAGCGAGCCGAACGTCACGGCCAGCACGAGCAGCGCGACCAGCACTCCGATGGCCTCGGCGGCGCTCTGCCCGGGCACGGCCTGGGTGGCCTCGCCGCCGAACTCCACCTCGAGCCCCTCGGACCGGGCCGGCTCCGCCGTGGCCAGCAGCTGCTCGCGGGCCGTGTCGGTGATCTCGTCGGGCTGCACGCCGTACGTGACGGTCGCGTAGGCCACGCGGCCGTCCTGCGACACGGCCTGCGCCTGGTAGGGGTCGGTGACCGCGACGACCTGCTGGGCGGAGGCGGCGGCGTCGAGCACCGCGGTGACCTGCGCCCGCACGGCGGGGTCGGTCACCCGCTCCCCCTGCGGGGCGGCGAGGACGACGCGCGCCTCCGCACCACCGGCGCCGCCGTCCGGGAAGCGCTCCTGCAGCAGCTCCATGGCGGTGACGGACTCCACGCCCGGGATGGTCAGCTGCGCGTCGGAGTTGCGGGAGAACGCCCCGGCGAGCCCGCTGAGCACGACGAGCAGCAGGACCCACGCGCCCACGAAGGACTTCTTGCGGCGGAAGGCGAGCCGCCCCAGCCGATACAGATAGCGCGCCATGTACGCCTTTCCCGAGGTCGAAGCGGACGGCACGTCGCGCAGGTCGCGACGGGGCTGCCGAGCCTCGACCAGCATCGCCGTGCGGCGGCGTCCCGTCGTCGTCCGCGAGACGGCGATCCCGCCTACTGCAGCTGCAGTACGCCCGGCCTCCGGCTACGACCTCGGCAGGGGCTCGCCGGCGCGCACGAGCCCGGACTGGTACGCCATGACGACCAGCTGCGCGCGGTCCCGCGCGCCGAGCTTCGTCATGGCGCGGTTGACGTGGGTCTTCGCGGTGAGCGGGGAGACCGTGAGCCGGGCCGCGATGTCATCGTTGCCGAGGCCCAGTGCCACGAGCACGACCACCTCGCGCTCGCGCTCGGTGAGCGAGGCCAGCTCGGGGGCGACCACCTGCGGCGCGGCCTCCTGCGGCTGGGCGAGGAAGCGGGCGATGAGGCTGGCGGTCGCCCGCGGCGAGAGCAGCGCGTCACCGGCGGCGACGACGCGTACGGCGTCGAGCAGGTCGACCGGCTCGACGCCCTTGCCCAGGAAGCCGCTCGCGCCGCTGCGCAGCGCGGCCAGCACGTACTCGTCGGACTCGAACGTCGTCAGCACGACGACGCGGACGGCGCAGAGCTGAGGATCGGCCGTGATCTGCTCGCAGGCCGTCAGCCCGTCGGTCCCGGGCATCCGGATGTCGAGCAGCACGACGTCGGGCCGCAGCTCGCGCACCTGGCGCACCGCCTCCCCGCCGTCCGCGGCCTGGCCGACGACCTCCATGTCCGGTGCGCTGCCGACGAGGGCGGCGAACCCCGCTCGGATGAGGGCCTGGTCGTCGGCGAGCACCACCCGGATCGTCATCGCCCCGCCCCGGCCGGCACCGACGCGCCGTCGGCCGCGGCGGCGAGCGGCAGCTCGGCGCGCAGCAGCCAGCGGCTGCCGCGCGGGCCGGCGGTCAGACCGCCGCCGAGCGCGTCGACCCGCTCGCGCATCCCGACGAGCCCGTGGCCCGCGCGCCCACCCGTGCCCACGGAGCCGTCCGCCCGCAGGGGGCTGGTGACGAGCAGTACCAGCACGTCCGCCTTATATCTGATCTCCAATTCGGCACTTCCACTGCCGTGCTTCGAGGCATTCGTGAGCGCCTCCTGGACTATCCGGTACGCCGTGAGGTCGAGCAGCGGTGGCAGCGGACGCGCCGCGCCCACCACCTCGCAGCTGACGCGCAGCCCCGCCCGGCCCATGGACTCGACCAGCTCGCCGACCCGCTCGAAGCGGGGCGCGGGCGCGACCGGGGCGCCGTCCTCGTTGGTCCGCAGCACGCCGAGCAGGTGCGCCATCTCGTCGAGGACCTGCCCGCTCGCCCGGCGTACGTGGGTCACGGCGTCGCGCGCCTGCTCGGGGTCGCTGTCGAGCAGGTGCAGCGCGACGCCGGACTGGACGTTCACGACCGAGACGTGGTGTGCCACCACGTCGTGCAGCTCGCGTGCGATGCGCAGCCGCTCCTCGGCCACCCGGCGCTGGGCCTCCTGCTCGCGGGTCTGCTCGGCCCGCTGTGCGCGCTCCTCGGCCGCGGCGAGCACCGCGCGGCTGCTCTGCACCGCCAGCCCGATGGCGGTGGACAGCGCGCTCCAGGTGAAGGCGCCGTACGTCGTGGGGCTCTGCCAGTTCGACGGGTCGGAGACCATGAGCCCGCAGACGGTGGCCACCGCCGTCGTGAGCGCGAAGCGAACGGCCTGCCGGCGGGGCCACCGGGTGGCCAGGGTGTAGAGAGCCACGGCCGTCGGGAACGTCGCGGTGGTGGCGCCGGCCGAGTGCCCGACGCCGACGGCGCCCACCAGCACGGTCGCGGCCCAGACGTGCACCGGGCGCCGTCGCCGGAAGACCAGGAGCACGCAGCCGAGCACGATCAGGGCCGTGGTCTCGGCGTCCGGCGGGGCGATCCGGCCGGGCTTGTCGGCCGGGACCAGCAGCGCCAGCACGAGCACATGCCAGGCGAGCAGGGCGTCGGCGGCCAGCGGGTGTGCGCGCAGCCACGGCTTCACCGCGGCGAGGAGGCGCATGGCGCCCACGATAGGCGGGCCGGGAGGGCTCAGCCCCCGACGGCCGGGGGCCGGGTCAGACGGCCTGCCGGCGCAGCTTGCGCCGCTCGCGCTCGGACAGCCCGCCCCAGATGCCGAAGCGCTCGTCGTGCGCGAGGGCGTACTCCAGGCACTCGACGCGGACCTCACAGCCCAGGCAGACCTTCTTCGCCTCGCGGGTGCTGCCGCCCTTCTCCGGGAAGAACGCCTCCGGGTCGGTCTGCGCGCAGAGCGCGCGCTCCTGCCACCGGAGCTCCTCGTCCTGCTCCTCGGCGGTCAGCTCCACCAGGCGCAGCGGGTCGGCGGCGGAGAGCTCCTCCAGCCGGCTGTCGAGCACACCGTCGAGCGCGTCCTCCAACCCGCTGTCGAGCCCGCTGTCGAGCCCGCTGTCGAGCCCGGGCACGCGGTGCGCCGGCGAAGTCGCGAGCGAGACGCCGCGCGACACGTCCTCGACCCGCCCGGCGCCCAGGGCCCCGTCGATCTCGTGCATTGCGCCTCCCGTACGTCTGCCTGACGCCCGGCCCGGTGGGCCGGGCGAACTTCCCGGACGATCACTGACTCGACCCGCCGGAGGGGTGGCCCCGGCCTCAGCGCCTCCGGAGCCGATCAGGCCGCCGGAATGACACGCCTGAAATTACACGCGCGTCGCTGCCTTCCCGTCAAGCCCGGGGGTGGTAGTGACCGGGAGCACCCCCCTCCGGCACCCTCTGCCGGGCCTGCCACGGGGGTGGACGAGGATGGGCCGGTGCGCATCGTTGTCCCGGCCGGCGGTACCGGCGGCGCTCGCTTCGTGCGCGGCCTGCTGGCGGCGCTGGCCGGGCCCGCGGGGTCGCCCGGCTCGACCGTCACGGTGATCGGCAACACCGGGGACGACCTCACGATGTGGGGGCTGCGGGTGTGCCCCGACATCGACACCGTGCTCTACACGCTGGGCGGCGGGATCGACGACGAACGCGGCTGGGGCCGGCTCGGCGAGACGTTCACGGTCAAGGAGGAGCTGTCCGCGTACGCCGTCCTCCCCAGCTGGTTCGGCCTCGGCGACCGTGACCTGGCCACGCACCTGACCCGCACGTCCCTGCTCGCCGGCGGGGCGACGCTGTCGGAGGCCACCGCCGTCCTCGCGTCCCGGTGGGGCCTGCCCGAGCGGGGCGTGCGGCTGCTCCCGATGAGCGACCAGCCGGTCGAGACCCACGTCCGGCTCACCCCGCCCGGGGAGGCGACGTCCCGGCTGGTGCACTTCCAGGAGTACTGGGTGCGCTGGCGGGCCGAGCCCGCGGTCGAGGGGGTCGTGTCGGTGGGCGCCGAGGCGGCCTCGCCCGCGCCCGGGGTGCTCGAGGCGATAGCCGAGGCCGACGTCGTCCTGCTGCCGCCGAGCAACCCCGTCGTGTCGATCGGCAGCGTCCTGTCCGTGCCGGGCATCCGGGACGCGATCCGGGAGAGCCTGGCCCCCGTCGTCGGCGTCTCCCCCATCGTCGGCGGGCGCGTCGTCCGCGGGATGGCCGACAAGCTGCTGCCGGCGATCGGGGTCGAGGTGACGGCGGCCGGGGTGGGGCTGGCGTACGGCCCGCAGCTGCTCGACGGCTGGCTGGTGGACACCTCGGACGCTGCGGACGTGGAGCAGGTGGCGGCCGCCGGCATCGCGTGCCGCGCCGTCCCGCTGCTCATGACCGACGTCGCCGCCACGGCGGAGATCGCCCGGCAGGCGCTGGCACTGGCGCAGCTGGTCGAGCGTTGACCGAGGGCCTGCGCGTCCTCCCGGTCACCGGGCTGCCCGAGGTGCGCGCGGGCGACGACCTCGCTGCCCTCCTCGACGCGCGCCTTCCCGAGCTGGCCGAGGACGACGTGCTCGTCGTGTCCAGCAAGGTCGTCGCCAAGGCGGAGGGCCGGCTGCGTCAGGGCCTGTCCCGGGCCGAGGCGGTGGCCGCGGAGACCGTGCGGGTGGTCGCGTCGCGCGGGGAGACGCGGATCGTCGAGACCCGGCACGGCCTGGTGATGGCGGCGGCCGGCGTCGACGCGAGCAACGTCGACGCGGGGGCCGTCCTGCTGCTGCCGGAGGACCCGGACGCCTCCGCGCGGGCCCTGCGCGCGGCGCTCCGGGCGCGGCGGGGGCTGCGCCGGCTCGGGGTCGTGGTCAGCGACACGGCCGGCCGCACATGGCGCGAGGGTCAGGTGGACCTGGCCGTCGGGGCGGCGGGGGTGCTCCCCGCGCTCGACCTGCGTGGCACGCCGGACGCCGGTGGCCGTGTGCTGGACGCGACGGTCATCGCGCTCATCGACGAGCTCGCGTCCGCCGCCGAGCTGGTGAAGGGAAAGTCCGCGGGGGTGCCGGCGGCGATCGTGCGCGGCGCCCCGGGCCTGCTCGACGACGACGGCCCCGGCGCGCGGGCGCTGGTCCGCCCGTCCGCGGGCGACCTCTTCCGGCTGGGCACCCGGGAGGCGATCGCGCAGGGCCGACGGGAGGCGGTGCCGGCCCGGCGCACCGTCCGCAGCTTCACCCCGGAGCCCGTCGACCCGGCGGCCGTCCGGCGGGCGGTCGCGTCGGCCCTGACCGCTCCCGCCCCGCACCACACGACGCCGTGGCGCTACGTCCTGCTCGAGAGCGCGCCCGCGCGGGTGCGGCTGCTCGACGCGATGCGCGACGCCTGGGTGGAGGACCTGCGAGCCGACGGCCGCTCGGCCGACGAGATCGAGCGCCGGGTGCGCCGCGGCGACGTGCTGCGCCGGGCGCCGTACCTCGTCGTGCCCTGCCTGGTCACTGACGGCGCGCACGCCTATCCCGACGCCCGACGGGCCGCGGCTGAGCGCGAGATGTTCCTGCTGTCGGGCGGGGCCGGGGTCCAGGCCCTGCTCGTCGCGCTGGCGGCCGAGGGCCTCGCCTCGGCGTGGGTGTCCTCCACGCTGTTCTGCCCGCACGTCGTCCGCGCCGAGCTCGGGCTGCCCGCCGGCTGGGAGCCGCTGGGCAGCGTCGCCGTGGGGCACGCCGCCGCGCTGCCTCCCGAGCGGGCGCCGCGCGACCCCGGCGACTTCTGCGTGGTGCGCTGACCCTGGGAGCCCACGTTCACCTGGGTGCACCGCCGGCCCGGTCATCACCCGGCGCCACCGCGCAGGAGGTCGCGGCGGGCGGGCCGGCGGCCGGAATGCCATGCTGGGAGGCTCCAGCTGCCGAGCCACCCGGAGGCCCTGATGATCCTGCTGCGCCGGCTGCTCGGGGCCACGCTGCGGCGTGCCCGCCAGGAGCAGGGCAAGACGCTGCGCGACGTGTCCGCGGCGGCCGACGTGTCGATCGGCTACCTGTCCGAGATCGAGCGCGGCCGCAAGGAGCCGTCGTCGGAGGTGGTGGCCGCCGTGTGCGGGGCGCTCGGCCTCAGCCTGTCGGACCTGCTCGGCGAGGTGCACGGGCAGGTGCGGGTGCTCGAGCTGCAGGCCGCGGGCACCGGCACACCGGTGCACACGTTGCGCCCGCACGCCGTCCCCGCGCCGGCTGTCCCCGCGCCGGCCGGCACGGGGCAGGCCTCGCTGCGCGCCGCCTGACGTCCCTCAGCGGGCCGCCACCGGCCCCACGTAGCCGCGGGGCAGGCGCTCGTCGGGCAGCAGCGCCCAGAGCAGCGGGTAGACCAGCAGCTGGCTGCCGGGCACCAGCAGCAGCGCGAGGACGAACACCAGCCGTGCCTGCCACGGGCCCAGGCCGACCCGGCGTCCCAGCCCGGCGCACACACCGGCCAGCAGGCGCCCGCTGTCCGCACGGACGAAGCCTTCGCGGCGGAGCCGGTCGTGGATGCGCGTCATCGTGTTCCTCAGGTCGTCGGTCGTCGTCTGCATGCGTCGACCATGCCCGGGGAGCCGGCTGCGGCGCATCGGGGAACGCCCCTGGCAAGCCCCTGACCCTGCCCCGAGGAGCGGGTCCGGGACCTCCCGGACGGAGAGCCCGGAAGCAGGAGATGCGGGTCAGGTGCGGGCGTCCCAGCGGAACGCGCGCCGAGCGGCCCAGGCGGCCAGGTACGCCAGCAGGCAGGTCCCGACGACGGCCGGCACCGCGTCGGCGAGGCTGCCCGCGCCGGTCATCGCGCGCTGCACCAGCTCCGCCGTCGCGCCCCCGGGCACGAGCCGGTGCCAGACCTGCAGGTCGTCCGGGTCGACCGTGAGCACCCAGAAGGCGCCGCCGAGGAACACCACGTAGAACGGCATCGTCACCCACTGCGCGGACTCCGCCGTCCGGGTGTACGCACTGGTCAGGACGGCGGCGGCCACGCACAGCGCGGCGGCGGTGACCGCGGCGGCGACGAGCAGGGCGGGGGCGACGGGCAGGGGGACCTGGATCGCGAAGGTCACCGCGAGGAGCGCGGCGACGAGCAGCAGGCCGAGCAGCACGACGGGCGCCAGCAGCCCGGCGAGGATCTCGCCGTCGCTCGCGTCCGAGGTCCGCAACCGCGACAGCTGCCGGTCCTGCCGCCGGGCCACGAGCGTGGAGGTCGCGGTCTGGTAGACCGCGAACAACAGGACGAACTCGAGCTGGAGCGTGATGACGGACGCCCAGCCGCCGAGTGCGCCGTCCTCGGGCAGTCCTTGCAGGGCCATGAGGCCCCCGAGGGCGAGCGGCAGCGCCGTCGCCGTCAGCAGCACGGCACGGTTGCGCCACACGAGCAGAGCCTCCGAGCGCGAGAGTGCCAGCACATGGTGCAGGTTCATGACTTCTCCTTCAGCAATCGTGGGTTCAGGCGTCCACTGATCGGAACACGTCGTCCAGCGACGCGCTCCGCGCCTGCAGCCGGGCGAGGGGCAGCTGACGGCCCTCGGCCCAGGACAGGAGCGCCCAGAGGTCCGCCTGGACGTCCACGGAGCCCAGCTCGACCGTGTCGACGCCCGGCCGCGGCCCGGCGCCGGCGGTCACCGGCAGGGGACGCGAGGTCCGGGGCAGCTCCCCGGCGGACACCCCTGCGGGAAGCACGAAGGAGATCTGCGAGGGCACCGCGGCGAGCACCTGCGCCACGGTCCCGGACAGCTGGATGCGGCCGCGGTGCAGGATCGCGAGCCGGTCGGCGAGCGCCTCGGCCTCGTTGAGGTAGTGGGTGGTGAGCAGGACCGTCGTGCCCGACGCGACGAGGTTGCGCAGCACGTCCCACGTGTGCTGCCGGGACGTCGGGTCGAGGCCGGTGGTCGGCTCGTCCAGGACCAGCAGCTCCGGCTCGCCCAGAGTGGCCAGCGCCAGGTCGAGCCGCCGGCGCTCACCCCCGGACAGCTGGCGCACCGGGACGTCGCGACGGTGGGCGAGCTGCAGCACCTCGAGCTGGTCGTTCCAGTCCGCGCCGTGGGCCGTCCGGCGCAAGGAGGACCACAGCCGGCAGGTCTCCGCGACCGTCAGGTCACCGGCGAAGCCGCTTTCCTGCAACACCTCTCCGGTACGCGAGCGCAGCTCGCGGGCCTGCGTGCCGGGGTCGAGCCCGAGCACCCGCACACTCCCGTCGTCGGCGCGCCGCCGCCCGGCGAGCGTGTCGAGGGTCGTCGTCTTGCCGGCGCCGTTGGTGCCGAGCAGCGCGAACACCTCGCCCCGGCGTACCTGCAGGTCGATGCCGTCGACCGCGGTGTGGTCGCCGTAGCGACAGATGAGGCCGCGGACGGTCACGACGTCGTCGGTGTCGGGCGGGGTCGTCGTCATGTGGCCCAGCGTCGTGCGGGCCGGCGCCGGCCACCAGTGGCCCGGTGTCACGCCTCCTCGTGACATCTGTCAGTCGCCCGCGCGACACGGGCAGGGTTAGGTTCGCCTGGTGGACGACGTACGCAGGCCTCTGGTGGCGGTCCGGCGCTTCGTGCTCTGGTCGCTCTGGCCCGCGGCCGTGGCACTGCTCGTCGTCCAACTGGTCTGGGTGGCACTGCTCGCTGGGGAGTCTGCGCTCGCCGCCGCCGTCGCCCTCCCCCTCCTCGTCGCGGCGACCTGGGCCCAGGTGCGGCAGACCCGCAGCGCGCTGGCCGAGCCACCGGGGCCGCCGCCGCCTACGCGGGCAGCCGTCGCGCAGGTGGCCGCCGTCGCGCTGCTCGCGGGGCTGCTGCCCGCGGCCACGGACGAGTCCCCCCGCTGGTACGGCTCGCTGATCGTCGGCTCCATGGTCGGCCCTCTGGTCGAGCTGGTGCCCCGGCGCCGTCGGCTTCCTCTCCTGGCGGGCTTCGGCACGCTCACCGCGCTCGCCGCATGGCAGCTTCCGGACCGGGCCCTCGGCGGCGAGCCCGGGCCCCTGCTGGCCGCCGGGCCCTTCGCGGCGGGCCTGGCGGCGCTCTTCATGGCCGGCGTGACGTGGTCGAGCTTCTGGTACTGGTCGACCGTCCGCACCCTGGACGAGGCGCGGCGGCGGGCGGCCCAGGCCGAGCTGGAGGCCGAGCGGCTACGCTTCGCCGCCGACCTGCACGACGTCCAGGGGCATCACCTGCAGGTCATCGCGCTCAAGGCCGAGCTGGTGAGCCGGCTGATCGAGGTCGACCCCGCAGCCGCCCGACGGGAGGCGGACGAGGTGCGGGCACTGGCCGCGCAGACGCTCGCCGACACGCGCGCGGTGGTGCGTGACTACCGTCGCGTCGGCCTCGCGACCGAGGTCGACAACGCGGTCGCGGTGCTGCGCTCGGCCGGGGTGGACGCCGTCGTCGACGGGGACGCGACGCTCGTCCCGACGGCGCTGCAGGGGGCCGCCGGGCACCTGATCCGCGAGGGGACGACGAACGTGCTCCGGCACGCCCGCGCCCGTCGCGTGCGGGTGAGCCTGCACTGCGGGCACGAGGGCGCGGTGGTCGCGATCGAGGACGACGGGGCACCGACGGCAGGCCGTGTCACGCGCGACGGGACCGGGATCGCCGGGCTCCGGGAGCGTTTCGCCGCGTTGGGCGGCGACGTGGAGGCCGTCCCATTGCCCGAACGCGGCTTCCGGCTCGAAGGCCGTCTCCCGATGAGCCGGGCATGAGCGGCACAGGAGGCATCCGACTGCTCCTCGCCGACGACGAGGTCCTGATCAGGGAAGCGCTCGCCGCCCTGCTCGCCCTCGAGCCCGACTTCGCAGTCGTCGGGCAGGCGTCGGACGGCAGCGAGGCGGTCGAGCTCGCTCACCGGCTGACGCCGGACGTCGTCGTGCTCGACCTGGAGATGCCGGTGCTGGACGGGATCGAGGCGGCCATGCGCATCGCCGCGGGGACGGACGCGGCGACCGTGATCGTCACCCGGCACGCCCGCCCGGCCGTGCTGCGCCGTGCGCTGACGGCGGGCGTCCGAGGCTTCGTGCCGAAGACGACGCCGGCGCAGGAGCTGTCCCGCATCCTGCGGGAGGTCCATGCCGGCGGGCGCTACGTGGACTCGGAGATCGCGGCGTCCGCGCTCACCGAGAACGCCTGCCCGCTGACCGACCGGGAGCTCGAGGTGCTGCGCCATGCCCGCGACGGCGGCACCGTGGCCACCATCGCGGCCCGGGTGCACCTGGCCCCCGGCACGGTGCGCAACTACCTCTCCTCGGCCATCACCACCCTCGGCGTCAGCACGCGCGCGGAGGCGGCGCGGCGGGCGTGGGACGAGGGGTGGATCTGACGGTGCCGACGTGCGAGGGCCGCTGAACCGGCGCACGATGGGCCCGTGGACGTGCGACGAGTAGGCCTCGAGTCCGTGTGGGACTACCCGCGCCCCCCGGCGGCTGTGCCGTCCGACGAGCACGTCGTCGTGCGGCTCGGCGGCCTCGTCATCGCTGACACACGAAGCGCGATTCGTGTCTTGGAGACCAGCCATCCGCCGACCTACTACCTGCCGCCCGACGCGTTCTCGCACGGGGCGCTGGTGCGGGGGGCGGGCTCGTCCTGGTGCGAGTTCAAGGGGCAGGCGGCGTACCTGACGGTGGTGGGCGGCGACGGGCGGCGGGAGGAGCAGGCCGCCTGGACCTACCCGGTCCCCTCCCCGCGCTACACCGCGCTGCGGGGCTACGTGGCGCTCTACCCGGGCCGCATGGACCGCGTGACGGTGGACGGGGAGCAGGTCGTCGCGCAGGAGGGCGGCTTCTACGGCGGATGGATCACCTCCCGCGTGGTCGGCCCCTTCAAGGGCGGGCCGGGCACGTCCGGCTGGTGACCCCGGTTCCCCGACGGCACGCGCCGGGGCGCCCGGCGCCACGGCACCGGCCTCGCCGCCGACGCAGGGCACCGCGTTGCAGGTGTCCCAGGACGAGCGCCCGCGCCCGCCCGAGGTCACGGCGCCCGCGACGCCGCGGTGGCGGCCCCTCAGCGGGAGCCGAACCGGAAGGCAGCGCGGTCACGCCCATCCCGGCCCCCTCGGCTGGTGAGGGGAGCGGCAGCGGCCCGCAAGGGGCGGAGCACGGCCGGGGGCACCGTGACGAGGCCGCGCACCGCCGGTCACGCACGGGAGGAACGGCCGCCGGCTCACATGCGGCGGAAGTCGCGCGGCGCGTAGCGCGGCGCCCTGCGCGGCACACGTACCAGCCCCGCAGCCGCGGCCAGCTCGACGAGGCGGACGGCGCGCTGGCGGTGCCCGGCGTACGGCGCGAGCAGCTCGAGCATCCCGTCGTCGTCGACCTTGTGCCCGACCAGGGCGTGGCCGACGAGCCCGGGGACGTGCAGGTCGCCGACCGAGGGCGAGTCGGCGTCGCCGTGGGCCCGCTGCAGCGTCTCGGCCGCGGTCCAGACCCCGATCCCGACCACGCTGCGCAGCGCGCGCTCCGCCGCCGACATCTCCCCGCCCACCCTGCGCGGCACCTCGTCCGCGGTGGCCTCCAGCCGGTCGGCGACCCGGCAGGCCGCGAGCACCGCCCGCGATCGCTTGCCGTCCACGCCGGCCCGGTGCCAGTCCCAGGACGGCACGCGCAGCCATTCGGCCGGCGACAGCGGCACCCGCAGCCCCTCGGGGGCCGGGCCGGGGGCCGGCTGGGCGTACCACCGGAGCAGGTCCCGCCAGGCCCAGCGCGCCTCCGTGCTCGTGACCTTCTGCTCGAGGACGGCG encodes:
- a CDS encoding DUF427 domain-containing protein — protein: MDVRRVGLESVWDYPRPPAAVPSDEHVVVRLGGLVIADTRSAIRVLETSHPPTYYLPPDAFSHGALVRGAGSSWCEFKGQAAYLTVVGGDGRREEQAAWTYPVPSPRYTALRGYVALYPGRMDRVTVDGEQVVAQEGGFYGGWITSRVVGPFKGGPGTSGW
- a CDS encoding DNA-3-methyladenine glycosylase family protein, with translation MQQALGSSQHPADQALRVPGPRGEASRSWASPHPVDLAVVLGPMRRGAGDPAWARTPDGAVWRGVRTPDGPGTLRLQARPHEAVVEARAWGPGAGWLIDSVPGLLGADDDPAGFEPRHPLLVEAYRRWAGWRAPRSRRVVEALVPAVLEQKVTSTEARWAWRDLLRWYAQPAPGPAPEGLRVPLSPAEWLRVPSWDWHRAGVDGKRSRAVLAACRVADRLEATADEVPRRVGGEMSAAERALRSVVGIGVWTAAETLQRAHGDADSPSVGDLHVPGLVGHALVGHKVDDDGMLELLAPYAGHRQRAVRLVELAAAAGLVRVPRRAPRYAPRDFRRM